The Raoultibacter phocaeensis genome includes a window with the following:
- a CDS encoding helix-turn-helix domain-containing protein, producing the protein MAIVVRLDRMMADRKISLGDLAERVGIAEGNLSKLKNGKVSGVRFKTLNAICTELDCQPGDILEFDEDSLEDE; encoded by the coding sequence ATGGCTATCGTAGTGCGCCTCGATCGGATGATGGCCGATCGCAAAATCTCGCTCGGAGACTTGGCAGAGCGGGTGGGCATCGCCGAAGGCAACCTCTCCAAGCTCAAGAACGGCAAAGTGAGCGGCGTACGGTTCAAAACGCTCAACGCCATTTGCACCGAGCTCGACTGCCAGCCAGGCGATATACTGGAATTCGACGAAGACAGCTTAGAGGACGAGTAA
- a CDS encoding CapA family protein, which yields MGGSRRVVHRRRAEYGRAAIPYRYAVASLLVVVVVAGGVFALTGVFGGESAGEPTGDPAAPAETGVSFEPSGKLVGATETVDEYGIVHGKTTDGVQYLLWGRGSQSLQADKVTLVAAGDQIGSDQVLELTDGYGGTMGDGAYDFTPFYQEVAPFIQNFDLRFINQETVMAGTEQYGYSGYPSFNTPDAAADAISATGFNMVNLATNHVLDYGVDLADRSLGVWDSHPQIMTAGSYRSQDERETVRMIERNGMTFAFLAFCYGDNYYQQNLPNSWNLCGFDKAAIEADVKRAQQVADAVIVAMHWGTEYQSEPNDQQLDYASFLADLDVDLVLGTHAHTVQPVRFMQGASGNEIPVVFGLSDFISGWSKTDAILSGLFTCDFVRVQDDGADAKSDHADDSGSWHVEVSNLAWHPTIEWSDGGEVYVRFLSDMDEQTTNANTRTPDVDNDYAYLRERMDAMGMEIPVIW from the coding sequence ATGGGTGGCTCTCGCAGGGTGGTGCATAGGCGGCGGGCGGAGTACGGAAGGGCTGCGATTCCCTACCGCTATGCCGTTGCCTCATTGCTGGTTGTTGTTGTCGTGGCAGGCGGCGTATTTGCGCTCACCGGCGTGTTCGGCGGCGAATCCGCTGGCGAACCCACCGGCGATCCTGCGGCTCCCGCAGAGACGGGCGTATCGTTTGAACCTTCCGGCAAACTCGTCGGCGCAACGGAAACGGTGGACGAATACGGCATCGTCCATGGCAAAACGACCGACGGCGTACAGTATCTCTTGTGGGGCCGTGGCTCGCAATCGCTTCAGGCAGATAAGGTCACGCTTGTGGCGGCTGGCGATCAGATAGGCTCCGATCAGGTGCTCGAGCTGACGGATGGCTACGGCGGCACCATGGGCGATGGGGCGTACGATTTCACGCCGTTCTACCAGGAGGTCGCTCCGTTCATTCAGAACTTCGACCTGCGTTTCATCAACCAGGAAACGGTAATGGCCGGTACCGAGCAATACGGCTACTCGGGTTATCCCAGCTTCAACACGCCCGATGCGGCGGCTGACGCCATCTCGGCTACGGGCTTCAACATGGTGAACCTGGCAACGAACCACGTGCTCGATTACGGCGTCGATCTGGCCGATCGCTCGCTCGGCGTTTGGGACAGCCACCCTCAGATCATGACGGCGGGCAGCTATCGCAGCCAAGATGAGCGCGAGACGGTGCGCATGATCGAGCGAAACGGCATGACGTTCGCGTTTCTCGCGTTCTGCTACGGCGATAACTATTACCAGCAAAATCTTCCCAACTCATGGAACCTGTGCGGGTTCGATAAGGCCGCCATCGAAGCCGACGTGAAGCGCGCCCAGCAGGTTGCCGATGCGGTCATCGTGGCCATGCATTGGGGAACCGAATACCAGAGCGAACCAAACGATCAGCAGCTCGACTACGCGTCGTTTCTCGCTGACCTCGACGTCGACCTGGTGTTGGGTACGCACGCCCATACGGTGCAGCCGGTGCGCTTCATGCAGGGCGCTTCGGGCAACGAGATTCCGGTGGTGTTCGGATTGTCTGACTTCATATCGGGTTGGTCGAAGACGGATGCCATCTTAAGCGGGCTTTTCACCTGCGATTTCGTACGTGTGCAAGATGACGGCGCCGACGCGAAGAGCGACCATGCGGACGATAGCGGCTCATGGCATGTCGAGGTGAGCAACCTCGCGTGGCATCCCACTATCGAATGGTCCGATGGCGGCGAAGTGTACGTCCGCTTCCTGAGCGACATGGACGAGCAGACGACGAACGCCAACACACGTACGCCCGACGTGGATAACGATTACGCCTACCTTCGCGAGAGGATGGACGCTATGGGTATGGAAATACCAGTGATCTGGTAG
- a CDS encoding ABC transporter substrate-binding protein → MNIKKWSLFAVIGMLVAALALFGCSSGGDKPASDSGSSDNAGSTESGYTLINDGKLTVAASLDFPPFENLNGSTPEGFEVELMQAIAEEMGLECEYLPSTKFDTIVPLIQSGGKADVGVSGLTITDERLEQIDFTEPVCDVNQSITVLKDSGITDVNQLEGKKVGAQTGTTGYEWAAENIKDVEMVGFDEMTAVYAALQSGQIDAIAVDLPVGNYYVKTAYTDCEVIKEIPTGEQYAIAVSKENPELTKALNEALKAVRDSGKYDEIASKWIQ, encoded by the coding sequence ATGAACATCAAGAAGTGGAGTTTGTTCGCCGTAATCGGCATGCTCGTAGCAGCGCTTGCGCTGTTCGGCTGCTCGTCGGGTGGCGATAAACCCGCATCCGACAGCGGCAGCTCCGATAACGCCGGATCTACCGAATCGGGTTACACGCTCATCAACGACGGCAAGTTGACCGTTGCCGCCTCGCTTGACTTCCCGCCGTTCGAGAACCTCAACGGCAGCACGCCCGAGGGCTTCGAAGTCGAGCTCATGCAGGCGATCGCTGAAGAGATGGGTCTTGAATGCGAATACCTGCCGTCGACGAAGTTCGACACGATCGTTCCGCTTATCCAGAGCGGCGGCAAGGCCGATGTGGGCGTATCGGGCCTCACCATCACTGACGAGCGCCTCGAGCAGATCGATTTCACCGAACCGGTTTGCGATGTGAACCAGAGCATCACCGTGCTCAAGGATTCCGGAATCACCGATGTGAACCAGCTCGAAGGTAAGAAGGTCGGCGCCCAGACCGGTACGACCGGCTACGAGTGGGCCGCCGAGAACATCAAAGACGTCGAGATGGTCGGCTTCGACGAGATGACCGCCGTGTATGCGGCGCTCCAGTCGGGTCAGATCGATGCGATTGCCGTCGACTTGCCGGTGGGTAACTACTATGTGAAGACCGCGTACACCGATTGCGAGGTCATCAAGGAAATCCCGACGGGCGAGCAGTACGCCATCGCAGTGAGCAAAGAGAATCCTGAACTCACCAAAGCGCTCAACGAGGCTTTGAAAGCCGTGCGCGACAGCGGAAAGTACGACGAAATCGCGTCTAAGTGGATTCAGTAA